The following are encoded together in the Deltaproteobacteria bacterium genome:
- a CDS encoding aspartate-semialdehyde dehydrogenase → MKKSSYNVAIAGATGMVGKELIKILEERDFPVGRLTLLASERSAGTKLSFRGGELAVRAIEDEDFEGVDIGLFSPGAKVSAVHAPRAAAAGCVVVDNTSRFRMDPEVPLVVPEVNADEIAGYGRRGIIANPNCSTIQMVVALKPIHDRFRIKRVVVSTYQAVSGAGKEAMDELSAQVRMLFNMKKPEIGRVFPHRIAFNCIPHIDVFLDDGYTKEEAKMVNETKKIMGDDSIRVTATTVRVPVFNGHCESVNVETELAVTPDGVRELLREAPGVEVADDPSRNLYPLASEAEGRDEVLVGRIRRDPTVENGINMWIAADNLRKGAALNAVQIAEILIDRYL, encoded by the coding sequence ATGAAGAAGAGCAGTTACAACGTTGCTATCGCCGGTGCGACCGGCATGGTGGGAAAGGAGCTCATAAAGATACTCGAGGAGCGTGATTTTCCCGTGGGCAGGCTCACGCTCCTTGCGTCGGAGCGAAGCGCCGGGACGAAGCTCTCCTTCCGGGGCGGGGAGCTGGCGGTCCGCGCCATAGAGGACGAGGACTTCGAGGGCGTGGACATAGGGCTCTTCTCGCCGGGCGCGAAGGTGTCGGCCGTTCACGCGCCGCGGGCCGCGGCGGCGGGCTGCGTGGTGGTGGACAACACCAGCCGCTTCCGCATGGACCCGGAGGTGCCGCTCGTGGTGCCGGAGGTCAATGCCGACGAGATCGCGGGCTACGGCCGCAGGGGCATAATAGCCAACCCCAACTGCTCGACCATCCAGATGGTCGTGGCCCTCAAACCCATCCACGACCGTTTCAGGATAAAGCGGGTGGTCGTCTCCACCTACCAGGCCGTCTCCGGCGCCGGCAAGGAGGCGATGGACGAGCTGTCGGCCCAGGTGCGCATGCTCTTCAACATGAAAAAGCCCGAGATTGGGAGGGTCTTCCCCCACCGCATCGCCTTCAACTGCATACCCCATATCGACGTCTTCCTCGACGACGGCTATACGAAGGAAGAGGCCAAGATGGTGAACGAGACGAAGAAGATAATGGGCGACGACTCCATAAGGGTGACGGCCACGACGGTGCGGGTACCGGTCTTCAACGGACACTGCGAGTCGGTGAACGTGGAGACCGAGCTTGCCGTGACGCCCGACGGGGTGCGCGAGCTCCTGCGCGAAGCGCCGGGCGTGGAGGTGGCGGACGACCCCTCGCGCAACCTCTATCCGCTGGCCAGCGAGGCCGAGGGCCGCGACGAGGTCCTCGTGGGCCGCATCCGCCGCGACCCGACGGTGGAGAACGGCATAAACATGTGGATAGCGGCGGACAACCTGCGAAAGGGCGCGGCGCTCAACGCCGTACAGATCGCCGAGATACTGATAGACAGGTATCTCTGA
- a CDS encoding voltage-gated chloride channel: MRERIEEESVLFVSVIKWLVLATITGAIVGAATTVFLKALEWGVELGGRHEYTFLLLPVAFFLSAYIIEKLAPEAEGHGTEKVIEAVHHRSGKIDAPVVPVKLVATVVTIAAGGSAGKEGPCAQIGAGLSSLFADLFKFNDVDRKKLVICGISAGFSTVFGTPIAGAIFGIEVLFIGTLLYDVLLPSFIAGIVGFQVSSALGVHYFYNLMDSIPGLDSFFLAKVLLSGLFFGLCSFLHVELLNLGKSISSRLPLSKPVKGLVGGAAVAALVFVFSRDYLGLGVHTIEAVLLGEPVPWYSSFAKGLFTSITLNFGGSGGIVTPTFFVGATSGSFFADIMGFDRATFAAIGLAALVAGAANTPIAASIMAVELFGSKLAPYAATACVVSFFICGHRSVYPSQILALKKSASLQVELGREIERIRPAYQQRSRSVTGVIGKAATLVRDRLKRRAAIERGAAERKPPAKKGRPRQ, from the coding sequence ATGCGCGAGAGGATAGAAGAGGAGTCGGTACTTTTTGTAAGCGTCATCAAGTGGCTTGTGCTCGCCACCATAACGGGCGCAATCGTCGGGGCCGCGACGACGGTCTTTCTAAAGGCGCTGGAGTGGGGTGTGGAGCTCGGCGGCCGTCACGAGTACACCTTTTTGCTTCTGCCCGTCGCCTTTTTCCTCAGCGCCTACATCATAGAGAAGCTTGCCCCGGAGGCCGAGGGTCACGGCACGGAGAAGGTCATAGAGGCTGTCCATCACCGCTCTGGCAAGATCGACGCGCCCGTGGTGCCGGTGAAGCTCGTGGCCACGGTCGTCACCATCGCCGCCGGCGGGTCGGCCGGAAAGGAGGGGCCCTGCGCCCAGATAGGAGCGGGGCTTTCGTCGCTCTTCGCCGACCTCTTCAAGTTCAACGACGTAGACCGCAAGAAGCTCGTCATCTGCGGCATAAGCGCCGGCTTCTCCACGGTCTTCGGGACACCCATAGCGGGCGCCATCTTCGGCATCGAGGTCCTCTTCATCGGCACGCTCCTCTACGACGTGCTCCTTCCCTCCTTCATAGCCGGTATAGTGGGCTTCCAGGTCTCTTCGGCCCTGGGCGTCCACTACTTCTACAACCTCATGGACTCGATCCCGGGGCTCGACAGCTTCTTTCTCGCCAAGGTGCTCCTTTCGGGGCTCTTCTTCGGCCTCTGCTCCTTCCTCCACGTGGAGCTTCTCAACCTCGGAAAGTCCATCTCTTCGCGCCTGCCGCTTTCAAAGCCGGTGAAGGGGCTTGTGGGCGGCGCGGCGGTGGCGGCGCTCGTCTTCGTCTTTTCCAGGGACTATCTCGGCCTCGGCGTCCATACCATCGAGGCCGTGCTGCTTGGCGAGCCCGTGCCGTGGTACTCTTCGTTCGCCAAGGGGCTCTTCACCTCCATAACGCTCAACTTCGGCGGTTCCGGGGGCATAGTGACGCCCACATTCTTCGTGGGCGCCACGTCGGGGAGCTTCTTTGCCGATATCATGGGCTTTGACAGGGCCACCTTCGCGGCCATAGGGCTTGCGGCCCTCGTGGCCGGAGCTGCCAACACTCCCATAGCGGCGAGCATCATGGCCGTGGAGCTCTTCGGCTCGAAGCTCGCGCCCTATGCGGCCACGGCCTGCGTGGTGAGCTTCTTCATCTGCGGCCACCGGAGCGTCTACCCCTCGCAGATACTGGCGCTCAAGAAGTCGGCGTCTCTTCAAGTGGAGCTGGGACGCGAGATAGAGCGCATAAGGCCCGCCTACCAGCAGCGAAGCCGCAGCGTGACCGGCGTTATCGGCAAGGCGGCCACCCTGGTGCGCGACCGCCTCAAACGCCGGGCCGCCATCGAGCGGGGAGCGGCCGAGCGCAAGCCGCCGGCCAAGAAGGGGAGGCCGAGGCAGTAA
- the truA gene encoding tRNA pseudouridine(38-40) synthase TruA: MTVLSTGRGGGGGGEGAERLAGGTEQGRSGPRKVLLTVEYDGTGYAGWQFQPNRPTVQGMLELAVRRLTGERVRVAGASRTDAGVHAEDQAACFTTASTIPADGIAAALNALLPGDIAVKRAVDVAPDFDPRRAARSKRYVYRVLNRPVRSPLWRSRSWFVPHELDVEAMTAAATHFVGEKDFSSFRAADSDAVHSVRRIISVSVRRCGDFVDIEVHGTAFLRHMVRIMAGTLVWVGKGKLAADDVAAVIEARRRSAAPATAPPQGLVLKKIEFQPPVLPLHTTGDA; encoded by the coding sequence ATGACCGTGCTTTCCACAGGCCGGGGGGGCGGAGGGGGGGGCGAAGGCGCGGAGCGCCTTGCCGGCGGTACGGAGCAGGGACGCTCCGGGCCTCGCAAGGTCCTGCTCACCGTCGAGTACGACGGCACCGGTTACGCCGGATGGCAGTTCCAGCCCAACCGCCCCACCGTGCAGGGTATGCTCGAGCTGGCGGTGCGCCGCCTGACGGGCGAACGGGTGCGCGTGGCCGGTGCGTCGCGCACCGACGCGGGCGTGCACGCCGAGGACCAGGCGGCCTGCTTCACCACGGCGTCGACCATACCGGCCGACGGCATCGCGGCTGCGCTCAACGCCCTGCTGCCCGGCGACATCGCCGTGAAGAGGGCGGTGGACGTGGCGCCGGACTTCGACCCCCGGCGGGCGGCAAGGAGCAAGCGCTACGTATACCGCGTCCTCAACCGCCCCGTCAGGTCGCCGCTGTGGCGCAGCCGCTCGTGGTTCGTCCCCCACGAGCTCGACGTGGAGGCCATGACGGCGGCGGCGACACACTTCGTCGGCGAGAAGGACTTTTCGAGCTTCCGCGCCGCCGACTCCGACGCCGTCCACTCCGTAAGACGCATCATCTCGGTCTCGGTCCGGCGGTGCGGCGACTTCGTGGACATCGAGGTCCACGGCACGGCCTTCCTGCGTCACATGGTCAGGATAATGGCGGGCACGCTCGTCTGGGTCGGCAAGGGCAAGCTCGCCGCCGACGACGTGGCGGCCGTCATCGAGGCGCGCCGCCGGTCGGCAGCGCCGGCCACGGCGCCGCCGCAGGGGCTCGTGCTCAAAAAGATAGAGTTTCAGCCGCCGGTACTCCCCCTCCATACGACCGGCGACGCATAA
- a CDS encoding transcriptional repressor produces MGIDIKKFREEGFRLTPQRLAILEFLDGNTSHPTAEDILTEVRKTHPTVSMATVYNTLDVLKRGGRLLEITIDPRRSHFDPNPEPHQHIICVTCGRIDDLFIDSLKGIELPEDAASDFELIETHVNFYGRCRDCCGPGG; encoded by the coding sequence ATGGGTATCGACATAAAGAAGTTCAGGGAAGAGGGCTTCAGGCTCACGCCCCAGCGGCTCGCCATACTGGAGTTCCTCGACGGCAACACCTCGCACCCCACGGCCGAGGATATACTGACCGAGGTCCGCAAGACCCATCCCACGGTCTCCATGGCGACGGTCTACAACACCCTCGACGTGCTCAAGCGGGGCGGCAGGCTCCTGGAGATCACCATCGATCCCAGGCGCAGCCACTTCGACCCCAATCCGGAGCCGCACCAGCACATAATCTGCGTGACCTGCGGCAGGATAGACGACCTCTTCATCGACTCGCTCAAGGGGATCGAGCTGCCCGAGGACGCGGCTTCGGATTTCGAGCTCATAGAGACGCACGTCAACTTCTACGGCCGCTGCAGGGACTGTTGCGGCCCGGGGGGTTGA
- a CDS encoding cytochrome-c peroxidase translates to MRRYIFAVAAFVWMIGGAVGAAGVDVKEHFAPLPLVADNADNPVTPEKAALGKLLFLDPRLSRSGFISCNSCHNLATGGVDNLETSIGHGWQLGPRNAPTVFNAAILGSQFWDGRAKDVEAQAEGPILNPKEMAATEELVLRRLGSIPAYVEMFRSAFPGEAEPLTYKNVARAIAAFERTLLTPSRFDEYLAGIESALTAREVRGLELFVSKGCVACHNGAAVGGASFQRFDYGSDQGRYEVTKDEADRKVFRVAPLRNVELTYPYFHDGKVWSLEEAVKIMAQKQLGVELTAAETADIVAFLKSLTGAQPRVDFPRLPPSGEATPRPDVK, encoded by the coding sequence ATGAGAAGGTATATTTTCGCAGTGGCTGCTTTTGTCTGGATGATCGGCGGCGCGGTCGGCGCGGCCGGCGTCGACGTGAAGGAGCATTTCGCGCCGCTTCCGCTTGTGGCCGACAACGCCGACAACCCCGTAACGCCCGAGAAGGCGGCGCTCGGAAAGCTCCTCTTTCTCGACCCCAGGCTCTCCCGGAGCGGCTTCATAAGCTGCAACTCCTGTCACAACCTGGCCACCGGCGGGGTGGACAACCTCGAGACCTCCATCGGCCACGGCTGGCAGCTCGGCCCCCGCAACGCGCCGACGGTCTTCAACGCCGCCATACTGGGCAGCCAGTTCTGGGACGGCAGGGCAAAGGACGTCGAGGCCCAGGCCGAGGGTCCCATACTCAATCCCAAGGAGATGGCCGCCACCGAGGAGCTGGTGCTCCGGCGCCTCGGCTCCATCCCGGCCTACGTTGAGATGTTCAGGAGCGCCTTTCCGGGCGAGGCCGAGCCGCTTACCTACAAGAACGTGGCCAGGGCCATAGCGGCCTTTGAGAGGACGCTTCTCACCCCCTCGCGCTTCGACGAATACCTGGCAGGCATCGAATCCGCCCTCACCGCGCGGGAGGTTCGCGGCCTCGAGCTCTTCGTCTCCAAGGGGTGCGTGGCCTGCCACAACGGCGCGGCCGTGGGGGGCGCTTCCTTCCAGCGCTTCGACTACGGCAGCGACCAGGGCCGCTACGAGGTCACCAAGGACGAGGCCGACCGCAAGGTCTTCCGCGTCGCCCCGCTTCGCAACGTGGAGCTCACCTACCCGTACTTCCACGACGGCAAGGTATGGAGCCTCGAAGAGGCCGTGAAGATAATGGCGCAGAAGCAGCTCGGCGTGGAGCTCACCGCCGCCGAGACGGCCGATATCGTGGCCTTCCTCAAGAGCCTCACCGGCGCGCAGCCACGGGTGGACTTTCCGAGGCTTCCTCCCTCCGGGGAGGCTACCCCCAGGCCGGACGTCAAGTAA